A DNA window from Bacteroidales bacterium contains the following coding sequences:
- a CDS encoding DUF1987 domain-containing protein: MLEPLEIHKSKLIPEVILDKQKNIFKISGKSITVNTAEFYSQIILWFEKYLTNPNKCTKLELQLEYLNSSSSIQINRLMSLLEKNEDAEKEIKIIWLYENDDELIYEIGKELQNSTKLDFKLQEIELSN, encoded by the coding sequence ATGTTAGAACCTTTAGAAATTCACAAGTCAAAACTTATACCGGAAGTTATCTTAGATAAACAAAAAAATATTTTTAAAATTTCGGGCAAATCAATAACAGTTAATACAGCCGAATTTTATTCACAAATAATACTTTGGTTTGAAAAGTATCTTACAAATCCTAATAAATGCACCAAATTAGAGTTACAACTTGAATATTTAAACTCATCATCTTCAATACAAATTAATCGGTTAATGAGTTTGTTAGAAAAAAATGAAGATGCCGAAAAAGAAATAAAGATAATTTGGCTGTATGAAAATGATGACGAATTAATATATGAAATAGGCAAAGAGCTTCAAAACTCAACAAAACTTGATTTTAAACTGCAAGAAATAGAACTAAGCAATTAA
- a CDS encoding geranylgeranylglyceryl/heptaprenylglyceryl phosphate synthase produces MLYNSIFNSNRKKLAVLIDPDKQSNDRLAFVSEKSQNDGADFFLVGGSLVSSGLDDTIEIIKQNSDLPVILFPGSILQISDKADGILLLSLISGRNPDLLIGNHVIAAPFLKKSKLEIISTGYILVDGGNKSSVEYMSNTKPIPFNKPDIAAATAIAGELTGNKLIYLEAGSGAINHVAEEMVKEVKGSINIPLIVGGGFKDVESVEKVCRSGADIIVTGTAFERKPELIKQFSEKIHSF; encoded by the coding sequence CCTGATAAACAATCGAATGACAGGCTTGCATTTGTTTCAGAGAAATCGCAGAATGACGGTGCAGACTTTTTTTTGGTAGGCGGAAGCCTTGTTTCTTCCGGTTTGGATGATACAATTGAAATTATTAAACAAAATTCAGACTTGCCGGTTATACTTTTCCCCGGCAGTATTTTGCAAATTTCTGATAAAGCAGACGGAATTTTACTTCTGTCCTTAATTTCGGGAAGAAACCCGGATTTATTGATAGGAAATCATGTAATTGCCGCACCTTTTCTTAAAAAAAGCAAATTAGAGATTATTTCAACCGGTTATATTTTGGTTGACGGAGGTAATAAATCATCTGTTGAATATATGAGTAACACAAAACCTATTCCGTTTAATAAACCTGATATTGCCGCTGCTACTGCAATTGCCGGAGAATTAACAGGTAATAAATTAATTTATTTGGAAGCCGGAAGCGGTGCAATAAATCATGTTGCCGAAGAAATGGTTAAAGAAGTCAAAGGCTCTATTAATATTCCGTTAATTGTCGGAGGCGGATTTAAAGATGTTGAATCTGTTGAAAAGGTTTGCCGCTCGGGAGCAGATATTATTGTAACAGGAACTGCTTTTGAAAGAAAACCGGAGTTAATTAAGCAATTTTCAGAGAAAATCCATTCTTTTTAA